The Streptomyces sp. NBC_01197 genome window below encodes:
- a CDS encoding decaprenyl-phosphate phosphoribosyltransferase: MSDLSDLSDVSRITQLPPPPERGAAAQVPPGPPPLAVPGGGHGALALPLGLLRTARPRQWVKNVLVAAAPAAAGEPLSRGAVTQLGLIFVLFTAAASSVYLVNDARDAEADRAHPVKCRRPVAAGQVPVPVAYAAGALLAVATAAAAVVFCNDMTAALLSAYIAMQLAYCVSLKHVLVVDLTVVTTGFLMRAMIGGVALGIPLSRWFLITAGFGALFMVGAKRYSEAVQMEGDGRTRALLSEYTTGYLRFVWQLAAGVAVLAYCLWAMESSGPPGVGLLPWRQLSMVPFILSILRYAVFADRGTAGAPEDVILGDRALAVIGVVWIAMYGLAVARL; this comes from the coding sequence ATGTCCGATCTCTCTGATCTCTCTGACGTCTCCCGGATCACCCAGCTCCCCCCGCCGCCCGAGCGCGGCGCCGCCGCACAGGTGCCGCCGGGACCCCCGCCCCTCGCCGTTCCCGGCGGCGGACACGGTGCGCTCGCGCTGCCGCTGGGACTGCTCAGGACCGCCCGCCCCCGTCAATGGGTCAAGAACGTCTTGGTCGCCGCCGCGCCCGCCGCCGCCGGTGAACCGCTCTCCCGGGGCGCGGTCACCCAACTGGGGCTCATATTCGTGCTGTTCACGGCCGCGGCATCCTCCGTATACCTGGTCAACGACGCCCGGGACGCCGAGGCCGACCGGGCCCATCCGGTCAAGTGCCGGCGCCCGGTGGCGGCGGGGCAGGTGCCCGTGCCCGTCGCGTACGCCGCGGGAGCGCTGCTCGCCGTGGCGACCGCCGCCGCCGCTGTCGTCTTCTGCAACGACATGACGGCCGCGCTGCTCTCCGCGTACATCGCGATGCAACTCGCCTACTGCGTCAGCCTGAAGCATGTCCTGGTCGTCGACCTGACCGTGGTGACCACCGGATTCCTGATGCGCGCGATGATCGGCGGGGTGGCGCTCGGTATCCCGCTCTCGCGCTGGTTCCTGATCACCGCCGGGTTCGGCGCGCTCTTCATGGTCGGCGCCAAGCGCTACTCCGAGGCCGTCCAGATGGAGGGCGACGGGCGGACCCGCGCGCTGCTCTCCGAGTACACCACCGGATATCTGCGCTTCGTCTGGCAGTTGGCGGCCGGTGTCGCGGTGCTCGCGTACTGCCTCTGGGCCATGGAGAGCAGCGGCCCGCCCGGTGTGGGCCTGCTGCCCTGGCGGCAGCTGTCGATGGTCCCGTTCATCCTGTCCATCCTCCGGTACGCGGTCTTCGCCGACCGTGGCACCGCCGGCGCCCCGGAGGACGTCATCCTGGGCGACCGCGCGCTCGCCGTGATCGGCGTCGTCTGGATCGCCATGTACGGCCTCGCGGTCGCCCGGCTGTGA
- a CDS encoding phosphatase PAP2 family protein has product MRGFGTDRRVGGAARLLSFSGEHGALWLAAGITCAVADRERRAAWLRATALVGTAHLASMCVKRVVRRPRPRLAARLPLVRTAGRYSFPSSHASSATAAAVAFGALRPAGRRLVTPLAAAMCVSRLVVGVHYPTDVAAGALLGGVTAGLGAKWMRGAHVRSL; this is encoded by the coding sequence ATGCGCGGCTTCGGTACGGATCGACGGGTGGGCGGCGCCGCGCGTCTCCTCTCCTTCAGCGGTGAACACGGTGCGCTCTGGCTCGCCGCCGGGATCACCTGCGCGGTCGCCGACCGCGAGCGGCGCGCCGCCTGGCTGCGGGCCACCGCGCTGGTCGGCACGGCCCATCTCGCGAGCATGTGCGTCAAACGGGTGGTGCGCCGCCCCCGCCCCCGGCTCGCCGCCCGGCTCCCGCTCGTACGCACCGCGGGCCGGTACTCCTTCCCCAGCTCGCACGCCTCGTCAGCGACGGCCGCCGCCGTCGCCTTCGGTGCGCTGCGCCCGGCGGGCCGCCGCCTCGTCACGCCGCTCGCCGCCGCGATGTGTGTGTCCCGGCTGGTCGTAGGCGTCCACTACCCGACCGATGTCGCCGCAGGCGCCCTGCTCGGCGGGGTCACCGCCGGACTCGGTGCGAAATGGATGCGAGGCGCCCATGTCCGATCTCTCTGA